A single Thermosynechococcus vestitus BP-1 DNA region contains:
- a CDS encoding response regulator transcription factor, with product MATIMVVDDSPTLRAMIVELMKEQGYDVVEAEDGIEAQEKIKAQCPDLVILDVVMPRMNGYELCRWIKGEAVSQKVPVIMCTTKSEEFDIHWGKKQGVDAYITKPFDPAELVASVKQLLG from the coding sequence ATGGCCACAATTATGGTTGTTGATGACAGTCCCACTCTGCGGGCAATGATTGTTGAACTCATGAAAGAGCAAGGCTACGACGTTGTTGAGGCCGAAGATGGCATCGAAGCTCAGGAAAAAATCAAAGCCCAATGCCCTGACCTGGTGATTCTAGACGTCGTGATGCCGCGCATGAATGGTTATGAACTCTGCCGCTGGATTAAGGGGGAAGCGGTTTCCCAAAAGGTGCCAGTGATTATGTGCACAACTAAAAGTGAAGAATTTGATATTCACTGGGGCAAAAAACAGGGGGTGGATGCCTACATCACTAAGCCCTTTGATCCTGCAGAACTCGTTGCCAGTGTCAAACAGCTCTTGGGATAG
- a CDS encoding phospholipid carrier-dependent glycosyltransferase — translation MPLGLLLLWLFALATRFWGLSRFPTLVFDEVYFARFARHYLAGVPFFDAHPPLGKYLIALSIWLGGGFHPWGYRWLNALMGSLIPVAVAVLTYLLTRRSPVALLSGLFVALDGLFLVESRYALINISLVLFGVVAQILWLWGLRYQGRARSLWLMAAGIAFGACAAVKWSGLGFLLGVGLFWVLQQRLPLPAEWKTTYQWWQMCLLLPFIAFVVYTLLWLPHLQFHPHQSLLELHRQMFNFHRSVASTAHPYCSPWWSWPLLLRPMSYFFQRVQTLSEPVPVIGPPLPMADTQWIYAVYALFNPPLLWLGTLATLALLPLGLTTTAGRFVLLNYAANLLPWALVTRCIFLYHYLPAALYSFMTLALVWEASHAWGDRARWARIAVLGVVVGGFLYWLPLYLGLPLTPQGFFRRMWLPSWI, via the coding sequence ATGCCCTTGGGGCTACTGCTGCTGTGGCTCTTTGCCCTTGCCACCCGCTTTTGGGGGCTAAGCCGCTTTCCCACCCTAGTGTTTGATGAGGTCTATTTTGCCCGCTTTGCCCGCCACTATCTGGCAGGTGTGCCTTTCTTTGATGCCCATCCCCCTCTGGGAAAATACCTGATTGCCCTAAGCATCTGGCTGGGGGGTGGCTTTCACCCTTGGGGCTATCGCTGGTTGAATGCGCTGATGGGATCACTGATTCCCGTGGCAGTGGCAGTGTTGACCTATCTCCTGACCCGGCGATCGCCCGTGGCCCTGTTATCGGGACTCTTCGTTGCCCTCGATGGCCTCTTTTTGGTGGAGTCCCGCTATGCTCTCATCAATATCTCCCTTGTGCTGTTTGGTGTGGTGGCACAAATTCTTTGGCTGTGGGGGTTGCGCTACCAGGGAAGGGCGCGATCGCTCTGGCTGATGGCTGCAGGCATTGCCTTTGGAGCCTGTGCCGCGGTGAAGTGGAGTGGTTTGGGATTCCTGTTGGGAGTGGGGCTTTTCTGGGTTCTCCAGCAGAGGTTGCCGCTGCCCGCTGAGTGGAAGACGACCTACCAATGGTGGCAGATGTGCCTGCTCCTGCCCTTTATCGCCTTTGTGGTTTATACCCTGCTCTGGCTGCCCCATCTCCAGTTTCATCCCCACCAGAGTTTACTTGAGCTGCATCGCCAAATGTTTAACTTTCACCGCAGCGTTGCCAGTACCGCCCATCCCTACTGCTCCCCATGGTGGTCTTGGCCGCTGTTGCTGCGCCCCATGAGCTACTTTTTTCAGCGAGTCCAAACCCTCAGTGAACCGGTGCCCGTTATTGGACCGCCCCTACCAATGGCGGATACCCAGTGGATTTATGCCGTCTATGCCCTCTTCAATCCGCCCCTCCTGTGGCTGGGCACCTTAGCTACCCTTGCACTTTTACCCCTTGGGCTGACCACAACCGCAGGCCGTTTTGTGCTCCTAAACTATGCCGCCAATCTCCTGCCTTGGGCACTGGTCACCCGCTGTATCTTTCTCTATCACTACCTCCCCGCTGCCCTCTACAGCTTTATGACCTTGGCCTTGGTCTGGGAAGCCAGCCACGCTTGGGGAGACAGGGCACGCTGGGCACGCATTGCCGTCCTAGGGGTAGTTGTCGGGGGCTTCCTTTACTGGCTCCCCCTGTATTTAGGACTGCCCTTGACGCCCCAAGGCTTCTTTAGGCGGATGTGGTTACCCTCTTGGATTTAG
- a CDS encoding prephenate/arogenate dehydrogenase codes for MRIGIVGLGLIGGSLGIDLRAKGHYVVGLSRRPETYERAIARGAIDWGSTEPEILRALDLVFLCPPIGSILPVALEIIPSLSPETVLTDVGSVKGEIVPALEKLWPRYVGGHPMAGTAESGIEAAQAHLFENAPYVLTPTLHTQSAAIDCVAGVVNDLGAKLLYATPSDHDRAVAWISHLPVLVSAALILANAQEANEPIRTLAQQLASSGFRDTSRVGGGNPALGRMMAEYNRAALRHCLIHYRATLDDLIRQVEQEDWERLQITLEQAKAYREQVYPSGTPPIV; via the coding sequence CTGCGCATTGGTATTGTCGGGTTGGGACTGATTGGTGGGTCGCTGGGCATTGATCTGCGGGCCAAGGGGCACTATGTGGTGGGACTGAGTCGGCGCCCTGAAACCTACGAGCGGGCGATCGCCAGGGGAGCCATTGACTGGGGTAGCACGGAGCCGGAAATTTTGCGTGCCCTTGATCTGGTGTTTCTCTGCCCCCCTATCGGCAGCATCCTTCCTGTCGCCCTTGAGATCATCCCCTCGCTCAGTCCGGAAACAGTGCTGACGGACGTGGGATCCGTCAAGGGAGAGATCGTCCCTGCCCTCGAAAAACTCTGGCCACGCTATGTCGGTGGTCACCCGATGGCCGGTACCGCAGAATCCGGCATTGAGGCGGCCCAAGCTCATCTCTTTGAGAATGCCCCCTATGTTCTCACCCCAACCCTGCACACCCAAAGTGCTGCCATTGACTGTGTGGCTGGCGTGGTCAATGATCTCGGAGCAAAGCTGCTCTATGCCACCCCATCGGATCACGATCGCGCCGTTGCTTGGATATCCCACCTCCCCGTACTGGTGAGTGCAGCCCTGATTCTTGCCAATGCCCAGGAAGCCAATGAGCCGATTCGGACGCTGGCACAGCAGTTGGCGAGCTCCGGCTTTCGCGATACCAGCCGCGTTGGGGGTGGTAACCCAGCGTTGGGACGGATGATGGCGGAATATAACCGCGCCGCCCTGCGCCACTGCCTGATCCACTACCGTGCCACCCTTGATGATCTGATTCGCCAAGTGGAGCAGGAGGACTGGGAGCGCCTGCAAATCACCTTAGAGCAGGCCAAAGCTTACCGTGAGCAGGTCTATCCCTCAGGGACGCCGCCGATAGTTTAG
- a CDS encoding phosphate-starvation-inducible PsiE family protein, with amino-acid sequence MGRWLRSLVDLGEQLVILLQDNQRFLHLLSQIEGIATRVLAIGMLLVVIVAIIDLGRILTVELLSPPLGQFSLELVKIFGLFLNVLVALEILENITVYLQTHVSSQIVELVIVTSLIAIARKIIILDISQPETVAKLLGLAIAILALSASYWIVRRLNYRRRP; translated from the coding sequence ATGGGACGCTGGTTGCGGTCTTTGGTTGACCTTGGCGAACAGCTCGTCATTCTGCTTCAGGACAATCAGCGATTTTTGCACCTTCTCAGCCAGATTGAGGGGATAGCAACGCGGGTGCTGGCGATCGGGATGCTGCTAGTGGTCATCGTCGCCATTATTGATTTGGGGCGGATTTTGACCGTAGAGCTACTCTCACCCCCCTTGGGGCAGTTTAGCCTGGAACTGGTGAAAATCTTTGGCCTCTTTCTCAATGTTCTGGTGGCATTGGAAATTCTTGAAAACATCACGGTCTACCTGCAAACCCATGTCTCCTCCCAGATTGTTGAGCTGGTGATTGTGACCTCCCTGATTGCCATTGCCCGTAAAATCATCATTCTGGATATTAGCCAACCAGAAACGGTGGCAAAGCTCCTGGGGCTGGCGATCGCCATCTTGGCCTTGTCTGCCAGTTACTGGATTGTGCGTCGTCTAAACTATCGGCGGCGTCCCTGA
- a CDS encoding serine/threonine-protein kinase encodes MLVYCTRPHCPRPQNNLPELDQPNQRYSRIRDRFCITCGMPLILRGHYVAERVLGRGGFGAAYLARDLDTPGWRYCVIKQFLPNVSDPQSLQKAQELFEREAKVLEELGQHAQIPDLLAFFREEVAGFNSSSEESYFYLVQEFIDGETLEDELAQQGCFSEEEVRQVLRELLPVLQYVHERGSIHRDIKLSNIMRQHPSKTKFPGQGRLYLLDFGAVKQVSQTSMESRSTGIYTAHYAPPEQIRGEQVFPSSDLYALAVTCIVLLTGKDPEKLFDAYNNRWNWHSYVPSVSQQLQQILDRMLQPAPSDRYQSAAQVLADLNASPTPAPAPPPPPPPLTPPLPPQPVTTPLPPSQVSSPPSPAAPIPSPKMAPPAKAKPPRQPPAPLPAFKILMGAGFTGFEMTALGVMIFSLMTTWQFPLGVSAGLIGGVFALLVFMQFKGWIEHWEQLIIATISGAALFFFPFLQAGLGGLTALLMCGLVGLGCMVVGNLFLLVYNILARFL; translated from the coding sequence ATGTTAGTTTATTGTACTCGTCCCCATTGCCCTCGTCCGCAAAACAACCTTCCTGAGCTGGATCAGCCAAATCAGCGCTACAGCCGCATTCGCGACCGCTTTTGCATCACCTGTGGCATGCCCCTCATTTTGCGGGGTCACTATGTGGCGGAGCGGGTCTTGGGGCGGGGGGGCTTTGGAGCTGCCTACTTAGCACGGGACTTGGATACTCCAGGGTGGCGATACTGTGTCATTAAACAATTTTTGCCCAATGTCTCAGACCCCCAAAGCTTGCAAAAGGCTCAAGAACTCTTTGAGCGGGAGGCAAAAGTTCTCGAGGAACTGGGGCAGCATGCCCAAATTCCTGATTTACTGGCGTTTTTTCGTGAGGAAGTGGCCGGCTTTAACAGCTCAAGCGAAGAAAGCTACTTTTACTTGGTTCAGGAGTTTATTGACGGCGAAACCCTAGAAGATGAGTTGGCACAGCAGGGCTGCTTTAGTGAAGAAGAGGTACGACAGGTGCTGCGGGAACTGCTGCCTGTGCTGCAATATGTGCATGAGCGCGGCTCTATTCACCGCGATATTAAGCTTTCGAATATCATGCGCCAGCACCCCAGTAAAACCAAGTTTCCTGGTCAAGGACGGCTCTACTTGCTGGATTTTGGAGCGGTGAAACAAGTCTCCCAAACGTCTATGGAGAGCCGCAGTACCGGTATCTATACGGCTCACTATGCACCTCCAGAGCAGATACGGGGAGAACAGGTCTTTCCTAGCTCGGATCTGTATGCCTTGGCGGTAACTTGTATTGTGCTGCTGACGGGCAAAGATCCCGAAAAACTATTTGACGCCTACAACAACCGCTGGAATTGGCACTCCTATGTTCCCTCTGTCAGTCAGCAACTCCAGCAGATTTTAGACCGCATGTTGCAGCCGGCGCCGAGCGATCGCTACCAATCGGCAGCCCAGGTCCTAGCAGACTTAAATGCTTCTCCTACCCCCGCCCCAGCCCCACCCCCCCCGCCACCACCACTAACACCGCCTCTCCCTCCACAGCCAGTGACAACACCCCTCCCGCCCTCCCAAGTGAGCTCACCACCGTCACCTGCGGCGCCGATACCGTCCCCCAAAATGGCGCCCCCTGCAAAGGCGAAACCACCGCGGCAGCCTCCTGCGCCCTTACCCGCCTTCAAAATTCTCATGGGGGCGGGCTTTACGGGCTTTGAAATGACGGCGTTGGGGGTGATGATTTTCAGCTTGATGACCACTTGGCAATTCCCCCTTGGGGTCAGTGCTGGTCTGATTGGGGGGGTGTTTGCCCTGCTGGTATTTATGCAGTTCAAAGGCTGGATTGAACACTGGGAACAATTAATCATTGCCACCATTTCAGGGGCGGCCCTCTTCTTTTTTCCCTTCTTGCAAGCGGGACTGGGAGGGCTGACGGCACTGCTGATGTGTGGTTTGGTGGGTTTAGGTTGCATGGTTGTCGGTAACCTCTTTTTGCTGGTTTACAATATCTTGGCGCGGTTCCTGTAG
- a CDS encoding HhoA/HhoB/HtrA family serine endopeptidase gives MMKRLAHLLQQTLKFCLGLTLVWSLNSGTPVWAAAAHHSFVAAAVERVGDAVVRIDTERTIVRTPDPLLSDPFFRQFFPGLALPPQEDRLRGQGSGFIIDPSGIVMTNAHVVSQADTVNVRLKDGRVFEGEVRGVDEVSDLAIVKLKGVTEPLPTAPLGDSSEVKVGDWAIAVGNPLGLDNTVTLGIISTLHRSSAQVGIPDKRLDFIQTDAAINPGNSGGPLLNEAGEVIGINTAIRADAMGIGFAIPINKAKALQARLIRGEKIQHAYIGIQMTTFTPAMAKENNANPNSPVILPEVNGVLVLQVLPNTPAAKAGLRWGDVITAVDGEPITSADQLQTIVDSAAVGQVLNLTVQRGDRAQRIAVRTAELQGAA, from the coding sequence ATGATGAAACGCCTTGCCCATTTACTTCAGCAGACCCTCAAATTCTGCCTTGGCCTTACCCTTGTTTGGTCCCTGAACAGCGGTACACCAGTGTGGGCAGCAGCAGCTCACCATAGTTTTGTCGCAGCTGCAGTGGAGCGGGTTGGCGATGCAGTTGTTCGCATTGATACCGAACGCACAATTGTGCGCACCCCCGATCCCCTCTTGAGTGATCCCTTCTTTCGCCAATTTTTCCCTGGTTTAGCCTTGCCCCCCCAAGAGGATCGGCTGCGGGGTCAAGGGTCGGGGTTCATCATTGATCCTAGTGGCATTGTCATGACCAACGCCCATGTGGTGAGTCAAGCAGATACGGTAAACGTGCGCCTCAAGGATGGCCGGGTCTTTGAGGGGGAAGTGCGCGGCGTGGATGAGGTGTCTGATCTAGCAATTGTCAAACTCAAAGGGGTCACCGAACCATTGCCCACGGCGCCCCTCGGTGATTCCAGTGAGGTGAAAGTGGGGGATTGGGCGATCGCCGTCGGCAATCCCCTTGGCCTTGATAACACAGTAACATTGGGAATTATCAGTACACTCCACCGCTCCAGCGCCCAAGTGGGTATCCCCGATAAGCGCCTTGACTTTATCCAAACCGATGCAGCCATCAACCCCGGCAATTCTGGGGGGCCTTTACTCAATGAAGCGGGGGAAGTGATTGGCATTAACACCGCTATTCGTGCCGACGCCATGGGGATTGGCTTCGCCATTCCCATCAACAAAGCCAAAGCCCTGCAAGCCCGCCTGATTCGGGGTGAGAAAATTCAACACGCCTACATCGGCATTCAAATGACTACCTTCACGCCGGCAATGGCCAAGGAAAACAATGCTAACCCCAACTCACCCGTGATTCTGCCGGAAGTCAATGGTGTTCTTGTCCTACAGGTGTTGCCCAATACGCCTGCGGCAAAAGCCGGTCTGCGCTGGGGGGATGTGATTACCGCAGTCGATGGGGAACCAATTACCAGTGCCGATCAGTTGCAGACCATTGTCGATAGTGCCGCGGTGGGACAAGTTCTCAATCTGACCGTTCAACGGGGCGATCGCGCTCAACGCATTGCGGTGCGGACAGCAGAGTTGCAGGGAGCGGCTTAG
- a CDS encoding MBL fold metallo-hydrolase: MQLTWLESNTWLWELGNTRVLVDPWFVGPLTFGKTPWLFQAERSRPCALPSNVDVLLLSQGLPDHCHEPTLRACDRALPVIASPSAANVARSLGFETVISLSPHQTHTYRDLTIQATKGASIGPTQQENGYILHWGTQSLYYEPHGCHDPWLRTCGKVDVVITPLLEVCLPVVGAILKGGNVALELGQWLQPKVMITTAGNGTLRLQGWLPRLLSVKGTLEELQGSFQRLGLSTRLVEPVAYTPLVLLAEA, translated from the coding sequence ATGCAGTTAACCTGGCTGGAGAGCAATACATGGTTATGGGAGTTGGGTAATACCCGGGTTTTGGTTGATCCGTGGTTTGTGGGGCCGCTCACCTTTGGCAAGACACCTTGGCTATTTCAGGCGGAGCGATCGCGCCCCTGTGCCCTGCCGAGCAATGTGGATGTCCTTTTGCTCTCCCAAGGACTACCGGATCACTGCCATGAGCCGACCCTCCGCGCCTGCGATCGCGCCCTGCCCGTCATTGCCTCCCCCAGTGCTGCCAACGTTGCCCGCAGTCTTGGCTTTGAAACGGTGATTTCCCTGAGCCCCCACCAAACCCATACCTACCGCGATCTGACCATCCAGGCCACCAAAGGTGCCAGTATCGGCCCCACTCAACAGGAAAATGGGTACATTCTGCACTGGGGTACTCAAAGTCTCTACTATGAACCCCACGGCTGTCATGATCCGTGGCTGCGCACCTGTGGCAAGGTGGATGTGGTGATTACGCCCCTTTTGGAGGTGTGTTTACCCGTAGTGGGTGCGATTCTCAAGGGGGGCAACGTAGCATTGGAATTGGGGCAATGGCTGCAGCCCAAGGTGATGATCACCACCGCCGGCAATGGTACCCTTCGCCTTCAGGGATGGCTACCGCGATTGCTCTCGGTTAAAGGAACCCTTGAGGAATTGCAAGGGTCGTTTCAGCGCCTTGGGCTAAGCACTCGTTTAGTGGAACCCGTGGCCTACACTCCCCTTGTTCTGCTTGCTGAGGCCTAG